A genome region from Pyrenophora tritici-repentis strain M4 chromosome 9, whole genome shotgun sequence includes the following:
- a CDS encoding Dimer-Tnp-hAT domain containing protein: protein MPPKASKKRAPLGEIHDLPIALPQLNGAYTSKAIATAVIATLRIYKITLDTLGYFVLNNASNNDTTIAAALLFGNNKDAYDNAAKHIDDEEAFIAAWRKHGALEASNNDLPAAARVKILQPIKLVVTRWNLYYSALKRATYLKSGFDLYIEKHVSRVAYEERRGTQSDAPAWMRSGGLQAADWAVVTDSFRAIHEVLPMFEYLLDQLEKLAEPYADVKAEEYYRKLDDSPVYYAATCLYPYYKYYCENLWEHKDRWLRTANARFQELWRSYKKAPPSPPPQPARTGAIDDVIEALTARRNCARRDGGDEYDRWLEEEPSWSTATYHNDGNAVRYWMTIAPKYPQLSRFAIDILTIPASSCECERLFSELGDLLEPKRRAISSDVTA from the exons ATGCCCCCCAAAGCTTCTAAGAAGCGCGCGC CGTTAGGTGAGATCCACGACCTGCCTATCGCTCTGCCGCAGCTTAACGGTGCCTACACTAGTAAGGCGATCGCTACAGCTGTTATTGCAACACTACGGATATATAAGATCACGTTAGATACGCTAGGTTACTTCGTACTTAATAATGCTAGCAACAACGACACTACGATCGCGGCT GCTCTGTTGTTTGGCAACAATAAGGACGCGTACGACAACGCTGCCAAACATATTGACGACGAGGAGGCGTTCATAGCAGCGTGGCGTAAGCATGGCGCTCTCG AGGCCTCTAACAACGACCTCCCCGCCGCTGCGCGCGTTAAGATACTGCAACCGATTAAGCTAGTTGTTACGCGCTGGAACTTATACTACAGCGCTCTCAAGCGGGCAACCTATCTTAAGAGCGGCTTCGATCTCTATATTGAGAAACACGTGAGCCGCGTCGCCTACGAGGAGCGGCGTGGCACCCAGAGCGACGCTCCGGCGTGGATGAGGTCGGGCGGGCTCCAGGCAGCAGATTGGGCGGTCGTTACTGA TAGCTTTAGAGCTATCCACGAGGTCTTGCCCATGTTTGAGTATCTACTCGATCAGCTTGAAAAGCTAGCCGAGCCATACGCTGAC GTAAAGGCTGAGGAGTATTACCGTAAGCTTGACGACTCACCAGTATATTACGCCGCTACTTGTCTCTATCCGtactacaaatactactgcgAGAACTTATGGGAGCATAAAGATAGATGGCTACGTACTGCAAACGCTAGATTTCAAGAGTTGTGGCGGTCATATAAGAAGGCACCGCCGAGTCCTCCACCACAACCAGCTCGTACAGGCGCGATCGACGACGTGATCGAAGCCCTCACCGCGCGTCGTAACTGTGCGAGGAGAGACGGCGGCGACGAGTACGATCGCTGGCTAGAGGAGGAGCCGAGTTGGAGTACTGCAACGTATCACAACGATGGCAACGCAGTTCGATATTGGATGACGATAGCGCCAAAATACCCCCAATTGAGCCGTTTTGCCATTGATATACTAACtatcccagcatcaagcTGCGAGTGTGAGCGACTATTCAGCGAGCTCGGCGATCTACTAGAGCCAAAACGTCGCGCTATTAGCAGTGATGTAACTGCGTGA